The Corynebacterium poyangense genome includes a window with the following:
- a CDS encoding polyadenylate-specific 3'-exoribonuclease AS, with translation MRYFYDTEFIEDGHTIELISIGIVAEDGREYYAVSTEFDPAKANSWVAENVLAKLPSPGTEAWRSKERIRDEVLEFLTVGKTRPELWAWVGAYDHVVLAQLFGDMSDLPQAIPRFTHELKQYWEMVGKPVLPKTPSGNHDALVDARHNLEKFKVCEAATMHPRR, from the coding sequence GTGCGCTACTTCTACGACACCGAGTTCATCGAAGATGGGCACACCATTGAATTGATTTCTATCGGGATTGTTGCTGAAGATGGCCGGGAATACTATGCCGTGTCCACAGAATTCGATCCCGCCAAAGCTAATTCTTGGGTGGCGGAAAATGTTCTCGCTAAGCTACCGAGTCCGGGCACTGAGGCGTGGCGTTCAAAAGAACGTATCCGGGATGAGGTCCTTGAGTTCCTCACCGTCGGAAAAACTAGACCTGAGCTCTGGGCGTGGGTAGGGGCCTATGACCATGTGGTTCTTGCGCAGCTTTTCGGGGACATGAGTGATCTACCCCAAGCTATTCCTCGGTTTACTCATGAACTCAAGCAGTATTGGGAAATGGTTGGTAAACCGGTTTTACCGAAAACCCCCAGTGGAAACCATGACGCTTTAGTGGATGCGCGCCATAATTTAGAAAAGTTCAAGGTGTGTGAAGCAGCAACAATGCATCCACGTCGCTGA
- a CDS encoding Rv2175c family DNA-binding protein, with protein MKSSVLSADEPLLDVPAVAERLDVPVTHIINMVKERKLIAVWDHGVRKIPAVFLGEKGINRFVPGVITLLSDGGYQDGEILRYLFSEDDSLPGRPVDALHGHLAREVMRRAQAMAF; from the coding sequence ATCAAATCTTCAGTTTTGTCTGCTGACGAACCTTTACTGGACGTGCCGGCTGTAGCAGAGCGCCTGGATGTTCCGGTAACCCACATCATCAATATGGTCAAGGAGCGTAAGTTGATTGCGGTGTGGGATCATGGAGTGCGCAAAATCCCGGCAGTGTTCTTGGGCGAAAAGGGAATCAATCGTTTTGTACCCGGCGTTATCACCTTGTTGTCCGACGGCGGATACCAGGATGGGGAAATTTTGCGCTACCTATTTAGCGAGGATGATTCTTTGCCGGGCCGTCCCGTTGACGCACTTCACGGTCATTTAGCGAGGGAAGTCATGCGTCGAGCACAGGCGATGGCGTTTTAA
- the rsmH gene encoding 16S rRNA (cytosine(1402)-N(4))-methyltransferase RsmH has translation MEDHTTTDYGHVPVLKDRVTELLSPAITRAGDKAAIVDCTLGAGGHSENFLRRFPHAIVVGVDRDPSALSQATDRLQPYRDRFFPVHARFDDLAEAIQDDSHLHEICASGIHAALFDLGVSSMQLDQLDRGFAYRADAPLDMRMDPSSGITAADVLNTYAHGDLARIFKTYGEERFAGKIASAIVREREKAPFESSARLVELLYATIPAATRRSGGHPAKRTFQALRVEVNQELDSLTRVIPVMADLLAPGGRMVFMSYQSLEDRIVKRSFSELTASATPPGLPMDLPGTAPQFRLLTRGSEKASPQEIADNSRAAPVRVRAIEKTSTEYGGQR, from the coding sequence TTGGAGGACCACACCACCACCGATTATGGCCACGTCCCAGTGCTCAAAGATCGGGTAACCGAACTTCTTAGCCCGGCGATTACGAGGGCAGGTGATAAGGCAGCCATCGTCGATTGCACCCTGGGGGCTGGTGGGCACAGTGAAAACTTTCTGCGGAGATTTCCTCATGCCATTGTGGTGGGGGTAGACCGAGACCCCTCTGCTCTTAGTCAAGCTACTGATCGTCTCCAGCCCTATCGAGATCGGTTCTTCCCGGTGCATGCGCGCTTTGATGACCTTGCTGAAGCAATCCAGGATGATAGTCATCTTCACGAGATATGTGCGTCGGGCATTCACGCTGCGCTTTTTGATCTTGGAGTCTCCTCCATGCAGTTGGACCAGCTGGACCGAGGGTTTGCTTATCGGGCCGATGCTCCGTTGGATATGAGGATGGATCCTAGTTCCGGGATCACCGCAGCTGATGTCCTGAACACCTATGCGCATGGGGATTTGGCGCGGATTTTCAAAACCTATGGTGAAGAACGTTTCGCTGGAAAAATAGCCAGCGCTATTGTTCGGGAGCGAGAAAAAGCCCCCTTTGAGTCTTCGGCGCGTCTCGTGGAATTGCTTTATGCCACGATTCCGGCGGCTACTCGGCGCAGTGGCGGACATCCCGCGAAGAGAACTTTCCAAGCCTTAAGGGTGGAAGTTAACCAGGAATTGGATTCTCTGACGCGGGTGATACCGGTTATGGCAGACCTGCTAGCGCCGGGTGGACGCATGGTTTTTATGTCCTATCAATCATTAGAGGATCGCATCGTCAAGCGATCCTTTAGTGAGCTAACAGCGTCGGCGACGCCACCGGGATTACCGATGGATTTGCCTGGAACAGCTCCACAATTTCGGTTGCTGACCCGTGGTTCTGAAAAAGCCTCGCCGCAAGAGATTGCTGATAATTCACGAGCTGCGCCGGTGAGGGTCCGGGCAATTGAGAAAACGAGCACAGAGTACGGAGGTCAGCGATGA
- a CDS encoding class II 3-deoxy-7-phosphoheptulonate synthase yields MSWTVDIPKEALPDLPPLPDGIHEVFEDVIARDAKQQPSWDKDQADTVRKILESVPPIVLPPEIYALKHQLAEVAEGRAFLLQGGDCAETFESNTEPHIRANIKTLLQMAVVLTYGASTPVVKMARIAGQYAKPRSADLDAHGLPNYRGDIVNGVEATPEARRHDPARMIRAYANSSAAMNLVRALTGSGTADLFRLNEWNREFVTNSPAGARYEALAQEIERGLRFMHACQIDDTNLRTADIFCSHEALLVDYERAMLRLGQDENGATKLYDLSAHQLWIGERTRGLEDFHVNFAAMIANPVGIKIGPTVTPEEAVAYANRLDPECEPGRLTMVARMGHDKVRSVLPGIIQAVTESGHKVVWQTDPMHGNTFTSSNGYKTRHFDKVLDEVQGFFEVHRSLGTHPGGIHIELTGENVTECLGGAEDITDVDLPGRYESACDPRLNTQQALELSFLVAEMLRR; encoded by the coding sequence GTGAGCTGGACTGTAGATATCCCTAAAGAAGCGCTTCCTGATCTTCCGCCGTTACCGGACGGGATTCACGAAGTATTTGAAGACGTTATTGCCCGTGACGCTAAGCAGCAACCCTCCTGGGACAAGGACCAGGCAGATACGGTGCGAAAGATTTTAGAATCAGTTCCGCCTATTGTCTTGCCTCCGGAGATTTATGCCCTTAAGCATCAACTTGCGGAAGTAGCCGAAGGTCGTGCATTTTTGCTCCAGGGCGGAGATTGCGCAGAAACCTTTGAATCCAATACAGAGCCGCATATTCGGGCAAATATTAAGACCTTGTTGCAAATGGCTGTGGTGTTGACGTATGGGGCCTCAACCCCGGTGGTAAAAATGGCGCGTATTGCAGGGCAATACGCTAAACCTCGATCCGCAGATCTCGATGCCCATGGTCTACCTAATTACCGCGGAGATATTGTTAATGGGGTAGAAGCCACTCCGGAGGCTCGACGGCACGATCCGGCGCGAATGATTCGGGCCTACGCGAACTCCTCAGCGGCGATGAATCTTGTCCGAGCATTGACTGGATCAGGTACTGCTGATTTATTCCGGTTAAACGAGTGGAACCGGGAATTTGTTACTAATTCACCAGCCGGAGCTCGCTACGAGGCCTTAGCTCAAGAAATTGAGCGTGGTCTTCGGTTTATGCATGCCTGTCAAATTGATGACACGAACTTGCGGACCGCTGATATTTTCTGCTCCCATGAGGCCCTACTGGTGGATTATGAGCGGGCAATGCTTCGCTTAGGTCAAGATGAAAACGGGGCCACTAAGCTCTATGATCTTTCTGCCCATCAGCTCTGGATTGGGGAAAGAACCCGTGGGCTCGAAGACTTCCATGTCAACTTCGCAGCAATGATTGCCAACCCGGTGGGCATTAAAATTGGCCCGACGGTCACTCCAGAAGAAGCCGTCGCCTACGCCAATAGATTAGACCCCGAGTGCGAACCAGGGCGCCTAACAATGGTGGCTCGGATGGGGCATGACAAGGTGCGCAGCGTCTTGCCAGGAATTATCCAAGCGGTGACAGAATCCGGGCACAAAGTGGTGTGGCAAACAGATCCGATGCACGGGAACACCTTTACCTCATCGAATGGCTATAAGACCCGTCATTTCGACAAGGTTCTCGATGAGGTTCAAGGTTTCTTTGAAGTACACCGTTCCTTGGGGACACACCCCGGTGGCATTCACATTGAGCTCACCGGTGAGAACGTCACTGAGTGTCTAGGGGGTGCTGAGGATATAACCGACGTCGATCTGCCAGGCCGCTACGAGTCTGCGTGTGATCCACGGCTAAATACCCAGCAGGCGCTGGAATTGTCTTTCCTCGTAGCAGAAATGTTGCGCCGTTAA
- a CDS encoding GNAT family N-acetyltransferase has translation MTVEIRRLSIPEFSVHCPAFVDIYLTAMGYSPSLRNRQIENWRRDTSRPAFTALCAIEQDFIIGVAYGFLGTPDHWWYRQLEHGLAHHSPPITHYRNILSSFFEVAELHVAPSRQSRGVGRMLISQLLHHVPADYAVLSTPEVPQESNAAFHLYRSLGFQDLLRNYYFSGDSRPFAVLYSALPVNSSIVSNGR, from the coding sequence GTGACTGTGGAAATTCGGCGCCTAAGTATCCCTGAATTTTCGGTGCATTGTCCCGCCTTCGTAGACATCTACCTGACCGCAATGGGATATAGTCCGTCACTTCGGAATCGCCAGATCGAGAATTGGCGTCGTGACACATCCCGCCCCGCCTTTACCGCTCTCTGCGCGATAGAACAGGACTTCATCATCGGGGTGGCATACGGTTTCCTAGGAACTCCAGATCATTGGTGGTATCGCCAACTTGAGCATGGTCTCGCCCACCACTCTCCCCCCATCACCCACTACCGAAACATTTTGTCCAGTTTCTTTGAAGTAGCTGAGCTTCACGTCGCGCCTTCTCGACAATCTCGAGGAGTAGGGCGAATGCTCATATCTCAGCTTCTCCACCACGTGCCCGCCGACTATGCCGTGCTCTCTACCCCCGAGGTCCCTCAAGAATCTAACGCCGCCTTTCACCTCTATCGTTCGCTAGGATTCCAAGATCTGCTCCGCAACTACTATTTTTCTGGGGACTCACGGCCTTTCGCCGTGCTGTATTCCGCTTTGCCAGTCAATTCCAGCATTGTCAGCAACGGTCGGTAA
- a CDS encoding alpha-(1->6)-mannopyranosyltransferase A, with amino-acid sequence MRISAATLPSCFSLTIGSTLLLSFSSFGAGATRNRGGVLDALHLGFLAYGHGAALSNIGFFLGLVLIVGTWALAGRRYVFCTLDSESERLYKIRRLLLAQILCLIPAAPMLSRDVYSYLMQGAMIRDGFDPYTQGAAIDPGPMLHEVSFDWRNTTTPYGPLHLWLGDAITKIVGDNVTLGVLLYKFVSIAGFFAIMWAIPRIAVKLGGDPIMALWLGVANPVMVLHMVGGMHNESVMVGLVSLGIYLSLKKHFFSGIGLIGLAVSLKVTAAIAVPFIVWLAVRTYGGQLGDPWGPRIISFFVSGAIALSETIAVVSLVTWLSGSSWGWLSQISGNSKVINPLALPSLLASLITPFFQLGNEDFSFNTPLAIFRTVSMGFMLLGLVIVWWLFRKNARTAVAGTAAAYLVAFIFNSVTLPWYYASVISLVGTVKPPHLLVRWVIGLSIVVTMAFSGSGNHMLYNLAWMVVSGLAAWVMSDLCVGPRRRVSLTHTPAVS; translated from the coding sequence GTGAGAATTTCTGCCGCGACACTCCCCTCGTGTTTTTCCCTCACCATCGGTTCTACTCTGTTACTTTCCTTCAGCTCCTTTGGTGCCGGAGCTACCCGAAACCGCGGTGGCGTCCTCGACGCTCTTCATCTCGGATTCCTCGCCTACGGGCACGGTGCAGCCCTCTCGAATATAGGTTTCTTCCTAGGTCTGGTACTTATTGTCGGCACTTGGGCTTTAGCCGGACGCCGCTATGTTTTCTGCACTCTCGATAGCGAATCTGAACGTCTGTATAAGATACGACGTCTACTTCTTGCCCAGATTCTCTGCCTTATTCCAGCCGCCCCGATGTTATCGAGGGATGTGTATTCCTACCTCATGCAAGGGGCTATGATCCGCGACGGATTTGACCCCTATACCCAGGGAGCAGCAATTGATCCCGGCCCCATGCTGCACGAAGTCTCCTTTGACTGGCGAAACACCACGACCCCTTACGGGCCCTTGCATTTATGGCTCGGCGATGCCATCACCAAAATAGTTGGCGATAACGTCACCCTAGGGGTTTTACTCTATAAATTCGTCTCCATTGCTGGGTTCTTCGCCATCATGTGGGCAATTCCCCGCATTGCCGTCAAACTCGGCGGAGACCCGATCATGGCTCTTTGGCTCGGTGTCGCCAACCCCGTCATGGTTCTCCACATGGTGGGGGGAATGCATAATGAATCCGTCATGGTCGGGCTCGTAAGCCTCGGGATCTATCTCTCCTTAAAAAAGCACTTCTTCAGCGGAATCGGCCTCATTGGGCTGGCGGTGTCTCTCAAAGTTACCGCAGCGATTGCTGTTCCCTTCATCGTGTGGCTCGCAGTACGCACCTACGGCGGACAATTAGGCGACCCCTGGGGACCTAGAATCATAAGTTTCTTCGTGTCAGGGGCGATAGCTCTCAGCGAAACAATTGCAGTAGTGAGCCTAGTAACCTGGCTATCTGGTTCTAGCTGGGGTTGGCTATCACAAATCAGCGGGAATTCTAAGGTCATTAACCCCCTGGCACTTCCCTCATTACTTGCCAGCCTGATCACCCCCTTCTTCCAACTAGGGAATGAAGACTTTTCCTTTAACACCCCCCTCGCCATTTTCCGCACCGTCAGCATGGGGTTCATGCTGCTTGGACTAGTTATAGTGTGGTGGCTCTTCCGCAAAAACGCACGAACTGCTGTCGCCGGCACCGCCGCCGCCTACCTTGTAGCATTCATCTTTAACTCGGTGACCCTGCCGTGGTACTACGCCAGCGTGATTTCCTTGGTGGGAACCGTCAAACCACCGCATCTTCTGGTTCGCTGGGTTATCGGTCTCTCCATCGTCGTTACCATGGCGTTCTCGGGTTCCGGAAACCACATGCTTTATAACTTGGCGTGGATGGTCGTGTCCGGACTCGCGGCTTGGGTGATGAGCGATCTTTGCGTCGGCCCTCGCCGAAGAGTCAGCCTCACCCATACCCCAGCAGTGAGCTAA
- the mraZ gene encoding division/cell wall cluster transcriptional repressor MraZ: MFLGTYTPKLDDKGRLTLPAKFREELAGGLTVTKGQDHSLAVYPREEFAARARKAAAVSRTNPQARAFIRNLAASADEQRPDSQGRITLSAAHREYAGLVKECVVIGSVDFLEIWDAESWSRYQEETEADFSSADSDDVLGGLL; encoded by the coding sequence GTGTTCTTGGGTACCTACACCCCGAAGCTTGATGACAAGGGAAGACTGACTCTTCCAGCAAAATTCCGTGAGGAATTAGCTGGGGGCCTTACTGTCACGAAGGGGCAAGACCACAGTCTTGCGGTCTATCCCCGGGAGGAGTTCGCAGCTCGCGCTCGTAAAGCAGCAGCGGTCTCGAGGACAAACCCTCAGGCTCGAGCTTTCATTCGAAACCTCGCAGCGAGTGCGGATGAGCAACGGCCTGATAGTCAAGGGCGCATCACCTTATCGGCAGCGCATCGCGAATATGCCGGCTTAGTCAAGGAATGCGTAGTCATCGGCTCAGTGGATTTCTTGGAGATCTGGGATGCAGAATCCTGGTCTCGTTACCAGGAAGAAACCGAAGCTGATTTCTCATCAGCTGACTCGGACGACGTGCTCGGTGGCCTGTTATAA
- a CDS encoding SAV_6107 family HEPN domain-containing protein, producing the protein MSKSQQRRKIILGKDVEIVAQVISATTRFSQPWQGRSSFLSRAHFLLAQAIEQRAGGHYAQAFESAYQAALRVAGSRISQSAPKKRRAGTQDAWHKLALIDSQGEYWAQVFRSYRSQRQRLLAGAPDLRDSKVVDRLIEQVEQFLEEVENGGIYSSAA; encoded by the coding sequence GTGTCAAAGTCACAGCAACGCAGAAAGATTATTTTGGGAAAGGATGTGGAGATCGTGGCTCAGGTAATTTCAGCAACTACTCGTTTTAGTCAACCATGGCAGGGGCGGTCCTCTTTCCTTAGTCGTGCGCATTTTCTGCTTGCTCAAGCCATTGAGCAGCGCGCGGGGGGACACTATGCCCAAGCCTTCGAAAGTGCTTATCAAGCAGCTCTTCGAGTGGCGGGATCCCGGATATCCCAGTCAGCTCCAAAAAAGCGCCGTGCGGGGACTCAAGATGCTTGGCACAAGTTAGCGCTTATTGACAGCCAAGGTGAATATTGGGCGCAAGTTTTTCGGAGCTACCGGTCTCAGCGTCAACGGCTCCTGGCAGGAGCGCCGGATCTGCGAGACTCGAAGGTGGTAGATCGGCTAATCGAACAGGTGGAACAGTTCCTCGAAGAAGTAGAAAACGGGGGTATCTACTCTTCCGCAGCATAG
- a CDS encoding DUF3040 domain-containing protein has protein sequence MSLSDQERQMLREIEQSLLADDPRFGARVGHDDSYSNPVSGLTLRGVALTVLGLVLLLGGVALAQTSLWWVALSVCGFALMLGSGIWMLRGGRSASEINFGHKPQKKPSPSRGSSLGDRLEDNFRRRFDNP, from the coding sequence GTGTCATTATCAGACCAGGAGCGTCAGATGCTTCGCGAGATTGAGCAGTCTTTGCTTGCTGATGATCCTCGATTCGGGGCACGCGTGGGGCACGATGATAGCTATAGCAATCCGGTAAGTGGGCTCACCTTGCGTGGGGTAGCCTTAACCGTACTAGGGCTCGTCCTCCTGCTAGGCGGAGTGGCCTTAGCTCAAACCAGCCTATGGTGGGTAGCTCTAAGCGTGTGTGGGTTTGCCCTGATGCTAGGGTCGGGCATTTGGATGTTGCGCGGTGGACGCAGTGCATCGGAGATCAATTTTGGGCACAAACCACAGAAGAAACCATCACCATCACGTGGTTCTAGTCTAGGGGACCGTTTAGAAGATAACTTTCGGAGACGATTCGACAATCCCTAA
- a CDS encoding protein kinase domain-containing protein has translation MVELKVGDILEARYRIDRPIARGGMSTVYRCVDLRLARAVAVKVMDQRFATDPVFRTRFRREARAMAQLSHPNLVNVYDFGSDGDHIFLVMELITGGTLRELLAETGPLPPYAAAGVIRSLLTGLSVAHNAGMVHRDIKPDNVLINNNHLVKLADFGLVRAASRNTETGKIVGTVSYLSPEQVSGGEITTASDVYSAGILFYELLTGHTPFHGETQLDHAYHRLKEDVPSPSAAEPGIPHLVDELVATATAREPSQRFTDAEEYLAALDDVSRELKFPNYIVPIPQNAAAHRAAEIPPDTSGLTGPLEPTGIIDHPDNSRSEDLTEVIRQTRVAEPDPAWAPSFNDNPAAHETSILAQPNVPGGAIAPARQPVSPDAPPPGETHTHSAPMSNRSGWTLALWLVVIAALTAAIALGGWWFGSGRYGEIPQVFGMGEQEATRVLEQAGFSTEVREVYDNNTTVSLAAGTDPAAGEKEVRGRSVTLLISLGKPVIPALPDNRDPETYRQALTQHSLVYQRAEQEFSDSIPEGKIVRVDPSPGQTVNVDTQISVHLSKGPAPVKVPDVKKMELDKAQEVLEKAGLKLGDIRHQFDANAESGLVFATDPLPGVELAKGSAVNVSVSTAIKVPDVVGLTRDKAEEKLRAEGIQVKSVEVAPNTVADRADTVVEISAEQGQYLDPENAWVILKTPEKVKVPRLLGSKISDARQKLEAAGLGIRSSDEDSSRIYHQSPKAGEEVSPSTVVTVDGL, from the coding sequence ATGGTTGAACTGAAGGTCGGGGATATCCTCGAAGCACGCTACCGGATCGATCGACCGATTGCCCGTGGTGGAATGTCAACTGTGTACCGCTGCGTTGATTTAAGGCTAGCGCGAGCGGTTGCGGTCAAAGTCATGGACCAACGCTTTGCTACCGACCCAGTTTTCCGTACCCGGTTTCGCCGAGAAGCCCGAGCTATGGCTCAACTCTCTCACCCCAATTTGGTGAACGTCTATGACTTCGGCTCCGACGGAGACCATATTTTCCTCGTCATGGAATTAATTACCGGCGGAACTCTCCGGGAGCTTTTGGCTGAAACTGGACCATTACCCCCGTATGCCGCCGCAGGAGTAATACGAAGCTTGCTCACTGGACTGTCAGTAGCCCACAACGCGGGTATGGTCCATCGCGATATCAAACCCGATAACGTCTTAATCAACAATAACCACCTGGTGAAACTCGCCGATTTTGGGTTGGTGCGGGCAGCTTCGCGCAATACCGAAACCGGAAAAATCGTTGGCACAGTGTCGTATTTGTCTCCCGAACAAGTAAGTGGCGGGGAAATTACCACAGCTAGCGATGTCTATTCTGCCGGGATCTTATTTTATGAGTTATTAACTGGACACACCCCCTTCCATGGCGAAACCCAGCTTGATCACGCTTATCACCGCTTAAAAGAGGATGTTCCCTCGCCTTCCGCTGCGGAGCCTGGCATTCCGCATTTGGTTGATGAACTCGTCGCCACTGCAACAGCGCGGGAACCCTCTCAGCGTTTCACCGACGCCGAGGAATATTTAGCCGCTCTCGATGATGTGTCCCGGGAATTGAAATTCCCCAACTATATCGTGCCGATTCCACAAAACGCAGCGGCTCACCGTGCCGCGGAAATCCCCCCTGATACTAGCGGTTTAACTGGACCTTTAGAGCCTACCGGCATTATTGATCATCCGGATAATTCTCGATCCGAGGATCTCACTGAGGTGATTCGACAAACTCGTGTGGCTGAACCAGATCCAGCGTGGGCACCCTCTTTCAATGACAATCCTGCTGCCCACGAAACAAGTATCCTGGCTCAGCCTAACGTCCCCGGTGGTGCCATTGCTCCCGCACGTCAACCAGTTTCTCCAGATGCTCCCCCTCCTGGAGAAACGCACACTCATTCAGCTCCCATGTCTAATAGATCTGGCTGGACTTTGGCTTTATGGCTCGTGGTCATCGCAGCGTTAACTGCGGCAATCGCCTTAGGCGGATGGTGGTTTGGATCAGGTCGTTATGGAGAAATACCTCAGGTTTTCGGGATGGGGGAACAGGAGGCTACCCGTGTTTTAGAGCAAGCGGGCTTTAGCACTGAAGTCCGCGAAGTTTACGATAACAACACGACGGTCTCTTTGGCCGCTGGGACTGATCCAGCCGCCGGAGAAAAGGAAGTGCGCGGCCGCAGTGTTACCTTGTTAATCTCGCTAGGGAAACCAGTAATCCCGGCGCTACCTGATAATCGAGATCCCGAAACCTATCGACAGGCTCTCACCCAGCATTCTCTGGTATATCAGCGCGCTGAGCAAGAGTTTTCCGATAGCATCCCGGAAGGGAAAATCGTTCGGGTGGACCCAAGTCCGGGTCAAACCGTCAATGTCGATACTCAGATTTCCGTGCACCTAAGTAAAGGGCCTGCCCCGGTCAAAGTTCCTGACGTGAAGAAAATGGAGCTCGATAAGGCCCAGGAAGTCCTAGAAAAGGCGGGCCTTAAACTCGGAGATATCCGCCACCAGTTTGATGCCAACGCCGAAAGCGGGCTTGTTTTTGCCACCGATCCACTCCCGGGGGTCGAGCTAGCTAAAGGCTCAGCGGTAAATGTCAGTGTCTCTACCGCCATCAAGGTCCCCGATGTCGTTGGGTTAACCAGAGATAAGGCCGAGGAGAAGCTTCGAGCTGAAGGAATTCAGGTGAAAAGCGTAGAAGTTGCCCCTAATACTGTTGCTGATCGTGCAGATACCGTGGTGGAAATCAGCGCTGAACAGGGGCAATACTTAGATCCAGAAAATGCCTGGGTGATTCTTAAAACACCGGAAAAGGTTAAGGTACCCCGTCTTCTCGGATCGAAAATCTCCGACGCCCGCCAGAAACTGGAAGCAGCCGGCTTAGGGATAAGAAGCAGCGATGAGGATTCTTCCCGGATATATCATCAAAGCCCGAAAGCCGGAGAAGAAGTATCCCCGTCTACCGTTGTCACGGTCGACGGGCTCTAG
- a CDS encoding polyprenyl synthetase family protein has translation MNIHQEIPAEVTKALADYIDSRHEEVRTIGAPVDKAVGHLSRFILEGGKRVRPLYAWTGFLAARGLSGEEDPDAVIRAISSLEFIQACALIHDDIIDASDTRRGNPTIHRSVARTHQESRWCGSADHFGESVAILVGDLALVWAEDMFLESGLSPAALTRARAPWRGMRTEVIGGQLLDISLEAAGTEDIAAANSVNLYKTAAYTIERPLHLGAAIAGADDTVISALRHYGRDIGVAFQLRDDLLGVFGDPAITGKPAGDDLRQGKRTELLCTALTYADRHDPAAAAELRRHVGRTKDDAIIQRLTSIIQDTGAEDVIESRISDLKASGIDYLSSAHIPDEVFTLLKELALKATERRY, from the coding sequence ATGAATATTCATCAAGAAATCCCTGCCGAGGTCACTAAGGCTCTGGCCGACTATATCGATTCCCGGCACGAGGAAGTCCGCACCATTGGGGCACCGGTCGACAAGGCTGTCGGTCACCTATCTCGCTTCATCCTCGAAGGCGGCAAAAGAGTCCGACCTCTCTATGCCTGGACTGGTTTTTTAGCAGCGCGTGGACTGTCCGGAGAAGAAGACCCCGACGCCGTAATTCGCGCAATCTCCTCCCTGGAATTTATCCAAGCCTGCGCCCTCATCCATGACGACATAATTGATGCTTCCGATACCCGCCGGGGCAATCCCACCATCCACCGAAGCGTAGCCCGGACCCACCAGGAATCACGTTGGTGCGGATCAGCAGATCATTTTGGTGAATCAGTGGCTATTTTAGTCGGAGACCTCGCCTTAGTTTGGGCCGAAGACATGTTTTTGGAATCGGGTCTATCCCCGGCAGCATTAACCCGCGCCCGAGCACCCTGGCGGGGAATGCGCACCGAAGTCATTGGCGGCCAGTTGCTCGATATTTCCTTGGAAGCCGCCGGAACCGAGGATATTGCTGCAGCCAATTCAGTCAATCTCTATAAAACTGCGGCCTATACGATCGAGCGCCCCTTACACCTGGGCGCCGCTATCGCCGGAGCCGATGACACTGTCATCTCCGCTCTTCGTCATTATGGGCGAGATATTGGCGTCGCATTCCAACTCCGTGACGATCTTCTTGGGGTCTTTGGAGACCCAGCTATCACCGGCAAACCCGCTGGCGATGACCTGAGACAAGGGAAACGTACGGAATTATTATGCACTGCCTTAACCTACGCAGATCGCCATGACCCTGCGGCCGCTGCCGAACTTCGCCGGCACGTGGGACGAACCAAAGATGATGCCATCATCCAGCGACTCACCAGCATCATTCAAGACACCGGCGCTGAAGACGTCATCGAGTCCAGGATCAGTGACTTAAAGGCCTCTGGCATTGATTATTTATCTTCAGCGCACATTCCCGACGAGGTATTCACCCTACTCAAGGAATTAGCGCTCAAAGCTACCGAACGGCGGTATTAA